From the Winogradskyella forsetii genome, the window TCATGAACCACAAAATAAGCCAAGCCATAAGCCAAAATACCAAGACCAATAGGTAAGGTGTACCAAATATCTTCGTAACCCCAAAGATAAAAACAGGTCATACTAACTACGGCATAAAAAATAAAGAACGCATCATTTCGCTCAAACCAACTATCATGGTCTTTATGATGATGGTCTTTGTGTAAGCTCCACAAAAACCCATGCATTATATATTTATGTGTAAACCAGGCATTAAATTCCATGATAAAGAAGGTGCCAAAAAAAATCAATATCCAAAATATGGTTTGCATAATAGTGTTTTGTTTTTAAAGTAAATTTAATTGATATTTCACATAACTGCGAGTTAATAACTCAATTTTTCTGTAATTGGGAACTCTGATTCTGGTCGATTTGATTTGTAGAGCAGGCGTCTTTTTTAGTTTTTCCAGTAATTTGCTGTAATAACGATAAGCCATAAAAACCCCAAATTTAGCTTCAATAGGTAAGCGTTTGATACCTTGTAATCCTTTTTCAAAATCGGCTTCAATATCATCTATAATGGCTTTTTTTGAAGTCTCGTCTAATTGATTCAAATCGGTATTTGGAAAATAAGTTCTGCTAAGGTCTTCAAAGTCTGCTTTTAAATCGCGCAAGAAATTTACTTTCTGAAAAGCGGAGCCCAAACTCATCGCAGAATCTTTTAAATCTTCATATTTCTCATTATCTCCTTTTACAAAAACCTTGAGGCACATTAACCCAACCACATCCGCAGAGCCATAAATGTAGGCTTTATATTCTTCTTCAGTAAGATAATCTGTTTTATGAAGATCCAAACGCATACTGTTCATAAAAGAATCTACTAAATGTTTATCGATCCCATACTTATGAAAGGTATCTTGAAAAGCATTCAATATGGGATTTAAACTTATCTTATCCTCTAAAGCCGCTTCAAGGTCGCCTTCAAAATTTTTGAAAAGCTTTTCTTTGTCATAATCGTGGAATGTATCTACGATCTCATCGGCAAATCTTACAAAACCATAAATATTGTAAATATCTTGTCTAATGCTGTCGGATAGCATTTTGGTAGCTAGAGAGAATGAGGTGCTGTAGGCATTGGTAACTGCCTTACTACATTCTCGGGATACGTTGTCGAAAATTGATTTCATATTTATAATTGCTTAGCCATTAAATTTCATTTTTTTGAATCAGTTCAGCAACTAATTTTCCTGAGATTAAGGCTGGAGGAACTCCGGGTCCAGGAACCGTTAATTGCCCAGTAAAATAAAGTTGATTCACTTTTTTGCTTTTTAACTTAGGTCTTAAAAAGGCTGTTTGCATTAGTGTATTTGCCATGCCGTAAGCATTTCCTTTGTAAGAGTTGTAATCTTCAACAAAATCCTTAACACAATAAGATTCTTTAAACAGGATATGTTCACGGACATTTTGCTCGGTTTTATTTTCGAATCTATTTATAATAATATCGAAATATTGCTGACGTAATTCAGGTGTGTCTTCCAATCCTGGTGCGATTGGTATAAGAAAAAAACCAGTCTCACAACCTTTAGGAGCCATACTTTGATCTGTTACTGAAGGAAAGTTAACATAAAAAAGTGGATTTTCAGGCCATTTAGGGTGATCATATATGTCTTCGGCATGCGTTTCAAAATTAGTATCAAAAAATAAATTGTGATGTTCAACGTTTTTTAACTTTTGATCAAAACCAACATAAAAAAGTAGGGAAGAGGGCGCAAAAGTCCGGCTTTCCCAATATTTCTCACTGTACTGTCGGTAAGTCTTATCCAAAAGCGTTTCTGTATGATGATAATCCGCTCCACT encodes:
- a CDS encoding sterol desaturase family protein, with the protein product MQTIFWILIFFGTFFIMEFNAWFTHKYIMHGFLWSLHKDHHHKDHDSWFERNDAFFIFYAVVSMTCFYLWGYEDIWYTLPIGLGILAYGLAYFVVHDIFIHQRFKWLRNIDNKYARGLRRAHKIHHKHLGKNEGENFGMLIVPFKYFK
- a CDS encoding phytoene/squalene synthase family protein; its protein translation is MKSIFDNVSRECSKAVTNAYSTSFSLATKMLSDSIRQDIYNIYGFVRFADEIVDTFHDYDKEKLFKNFEGDLEAALEDKISLNPILNAFQDTFHKYGIDKHLVDSFMNSMRLDLHKTDYLTEEEYKAYIYGSADVVGLMCLKVFVKGDNEKYEDLKDSAMSLGSAFQKVNFLRDLKADFEDLSRTYFPNTDLNQLDETSKKAIIDDIEADFEKGLQGIKRLPIEAKFGVFMAYRYYSKLLEKLKKTPALQIKSTRIRVPNYRKIELLTRSYVKYQLNLL